The Epinephelus lanceolatus isolate andai-2023 chromosome 17, ASM4190304v1, whole genome shotgun sequence region ttaaggactaactttaaatatttgaagttaatTGTTAAAGAATAAATCACCTGGAAATCTGGCGCTGctccacataatttaaaaggtaacttTGCCTACACAGAGCGGTGGAAATGTCTGTGCAGCTGCAGACGGGTGCGGCTGGATGATTGATaggtacatgctgattcaggtgctatcagagccgatccgcacatcactatggcttaatgatcaactcagtcaataaaaacaacccgtcctgtgttaggagtgtatgtcgctgacagaaagaaagaaagaaagaaaaatttaaaaaaaaaagctagaaAAGCAGCATACACCtcagatatttatttttcacagttgCGCACATGTTTGGCTGGCAAGCAGAAGCACcatctgtgtgtcgagggtgcgagccgcagcttcagctgttcaggtagagaggctgtgtagctcgctgtgttttttcactgattcagttctgcaggttctctgctggtaaactggagacggggatcaagccgTTTCTCTCACtcaggatagattgtgctttttttggttcatagtttttgattgacgtgcgatttattcggctttccttcctttccctcgCTCATGAGCACGTCATCAAAATGTGCTGTTGTGGCATTATTCATGACGTACGACGTGGATTGCCAGGAAATATCCGATCTGTCTGTTTAGATTACAGACCTGTTGGCAGATATCTGATTCATATCCGATATATTTCCACATATGAAGGAGGCCTGAATCTGATCTGACAATATCTGATATCATgcgtttttttcctgtttacacgTTCATGTTACAGATCCGATCTGTGCcacttgagaggaaaaaatcAGAATTGGGTCACTTGAACCATGTAGTGTAAAGTAGGTCTaaataacaaagaaaaatgaaaataacccTGACATTTGCCCTCTGTGAAGACTTTTATATCCTTTCTCTTGATCCTTCATCGCTGTTTTTTAAACGTAtctatacaaatgatcattccCTGATTTCTTCCTGTCaggcttttttcttcttcagatAACTGAATGACTTTGAGGTGAAACAGCAGCTGAGATTTGACTCTAATCCTCGCTCTTCCTGCTTCGATACAGAGATAAAAGCAATGTTAACAAAGCTTTGACTCGTCATAAAacctcctctctcccctgctTAGGTGCAGCGGACCATCGCCAAGCAGATCCAGATGGTGCGTCAGATCGGGAAGGGACGGTACGGCGAGGTGTGGCTGGGACGCTGGAGGGGCGAGAAGGTGGCCGTCAAAGTCTTCTTCACCCGAGAGGAGGCCAGCTGGTTCAGAGAGACGGAGATCTACCAGACGGTCCTGATGAGACACGAAAACATCCTCGGTAACAAAACACACCTTACTTCACTTCTACAACACGtagaaaataattttttttaaaaatggcgaCGCTGTCCTTTTAATAGCGAAGACATACATCAGcatgaaactgagctcagagcGACAGACAAAGACTACAGGACTCCAGCGCCGATCGATACCTTCATTGATTTTTAATTTGGTCGATGATTTAAAACGAATGACGGCGTCGCCTGTCGTCTGTCAGACTGATGAGACACGAAGACGACACACTGTCAGACAGACAGCGctctgatttactgaagacacaCTAACTCATTTaaagtgtgggtgtgttttaaGCTCTCCTGAGACTGGAAATGTGcaacaccattttttttttaccaacacaaCATATCAAACAAAGACCAGAGACTGTATCATATTAAGTATCTGTgaactgtaaattcaccacttctaagcagcaGAGAGATGATAATGTTATCTCGGAGCCTTACGGTTCAAGTTTCTTCTCCTCTGTGCCTCTGCATCATGTCCGCAACGGTCTATAGTAGCGTTAAAGTCAAGAGAGCTTCCCCAGaaatacactgcacactgaccaGTGAATGTCTGGCCTGTCagtcatctctctctccctcttatcGTCCTGCAGGCTTCATCGCAGCTGACATTAAAGGCACCGGCGCCTTCACGCAGCTCTTCCTCATCACCGACTACCACGAGAACGGCTCGCTGTACGACTACCTCAAGCTGACCACGCTGGACACGCAGACCCTGCTGCGGCTGGCGTACTCCGCCGCCTGCGGCCTCTGCCACCTGCACACCGAGATCTACGGCACGCAGGGTAAGCCGGCCATCGCCCATCGAGACCTGAAGAGCAAAAACATCCTGATCAAGAAGAACGGCACCTGCTGCATCGCCGACCTCGGCCTCGCCGTCAAGTTCAACAGGTATGCTGTCAAGTTGTGTCGTGACGTCAGCATTGAAATAATTCTTCATCAGCTACACAGGGCTGAAACTTGCCTCTGTTTGATTCCTCATTGTGGTGTCAATAGATTATTGTTGCAGTGGTTCACTTCTGTGctctttaatttgatttttttctgtgtgtgtgtgtgtgaatgaaagcATATTGTTAGACAGCAGTGACTCTGATCCAGAACCATTTCCCAAAATAACATGCTCctaaaaaagacagaaacaaaagttGATCTGCAGCTcgttattttcagttttattcttAACAACATTCAAACAATGTATTACTCAGCATGTGACTGACAGCACTTTCATTTGTGTTGCCATAGCGACACTAACGAGGTGGACGTCCCCCTGAGCACTCGGGTGGGGACGAGGCGTTACATGGCTCCCGAGGTCCTGGACGAGAGCCTCAACAAGAACCACTTCCAGGCCTACATCATGGCCGACATGTACAGCTACGGCCTTGTCATCTGGGAGATGGCCAGACGCTGCGTCACcggaggtacacacacacacacacacacacacacacacacacaccacgcaCACActtgtatacatatatatatataatttaatcaACACCTCTGTGATAGTGTTAACAATAGTGTcttcctttggtctgaatcggGGACTAGCCTtattacaaagttgtataattgcctagagttggttcgtgttctcacggcagcatttacaagcggaccagataaaatgccttgtgtgacgAAGCTGCtcctgattggtcagaatttccatgtgggaaaaatccaggaagtaaacaacacgttgaagaagagtacccttgcaagataaatgtgacactttctaatgtcacaatggagggacaactacgcaggttaaTCGGCATATCGGATCTCCCAGTAATGCTagctttttagcacattagctaacgttagctgcaaTAGCAAAATTAATATTTgatttctctgtaatgctaACTAAATTAGGCGGGTTAATAGACACTTTTACTACACTTAGTAACTTCGGAAAGAGGTCCTCCAGATAAACGTGAAGACACTGTGTGCTGTCAGGTGAGTtaatgtctctctgtgtgttcaggtaTCATGGAGGACTACCAGCTGCCGTACTACGAGATGGTGCCGTCTGACCCGTCGTACGAGGACATGCTGGAGGTGGTTTGTGTTAAAGGACTGAGGCCGACCGTGTCCAACCGCTGGAACAGTGACGAGGTGACACACAGTTTTTCATCTGGATGTAActgtaactaaagctgtcagacaaatgtagtggagtacaagAACCTTGATTGTGTACTGTATCTAacaatgtgtgcgtgtgtgcgtgtgcgtgtgcgtgtccTCAGTGCCTCCGGGCCATGCTGAAGCTGATGTCAGAGTGCTGGGCTCATAACCCCGCCTCCCGCCTCACCATCCTCAGAGTCAAGAAGACGCTCGCCAAGATGGTGGAGTCCCAGGACATCAAGATCTGACCagcttcatcctcctcctcctcctcctcctcctcctcctcctcctcctcttcagccCACCTGAACCCACTCAACCTGTTCAGACCGGATCAGGCTCCCTCTTgatcaggaggaggaagaggaggagaggttgGGAGATAATGAAGGACCCATTTCAGGGCTGAACTgtgcatctcctcctcctcctcctcttccttctcctccttcttcatcTTCAGTCTGTCTGGAAACAAATATGGAgttgttcctcctcctcctcctcttcctcttcatcccACCTGAACCCACTCAATGTTAATGGACTGGATCAGGCTCCCTCttcatcaggaggaggaagaggaggagaatctGGGAGATACTAAAGGACCCGTTTCAGGGCGGAactgtgcacctcctcctcatcctccttcaTCTTCAGTTGCTCCGGAAACAAACGTGGagtccctcctcatcctcatacTCAtcctccatcttcagtctgtGTGGAAACAAATGTGgagtccccccccccctcctcctcctcctcctcctcctcctcttcctccatcttcAGTTGCTCTGGAAACAAAAATGgagtccctcctcctcctccttcatcttcAGTCTGTCTGGAGGCAAACATGGAGgccacctcttcctcctccacctccaccttcaCTGTCTGGAAACAAATCTggactccctcctcctcttcctcctccaccttcagtCTGTCTGGAAACAAGCATGGagtccttcttcctcctcctctttgtgtGCTGAGCGGCTCATTGGGAGCGAGACAGCCGTGTTTGACGCTTTCTGTGAAAGCCAAACGAGACGATAAAGATAATTTTAACGATGAAGAGGAGGTGGGAGGAGACCCGcagcatcatcttcctccacgtCTGCCTGTTTCAAAACGCTAAAAAATgccaatttttgttttgttattttctctTCAGGACTGAGTTCTCCTGCCATATTGAAATATATCTTCACTCTAAAAAGTAGAGTTAATTATAAAAAGGTACTATTATAATATGTGAAttttaatgtgtaaataaatgttatcaTTAGATGCCGTGCCTACTCATGAGAGGATTTTAAAATAAACCAGAACACTGTGCTGCAGTGGTGTCGACGTCCAGCCGACTCCTCAGAGACGATACCGGAGTCACTACGGAGACGTCTAccgtcctgtctgtctgtctgtctgtccacatcctgtctgtctgtccgtctgtcagtCATGAGATTGATCGGTTACAAAGAGGTGGAGCTGCTCTGGTGGCACGAAGCAGTCTGATTGGTTGAGCTAAACCTCAGCAGGTGGAACCAAAATGACCTGGCGTCACTTTCTGAAGAAAACACAAGGTTTTTTATGTTTGGTGCTCCGACCTCTGTAAACTTAAGTTTGGACATTCTCGACTtaattctcctctcctccagtcTCCATGTGTGCACACGGCCCTGTGGTTTTATGTCCTTTTATAGGGATTTGCGGGCGTTTACCTATGTTAAATAGGATCAACTGGCACACGCTGTCAGCTTATGAGGAAAGTGGGATTCATCATGATGGTGCGAGTAATTCTGCTGTTTAAGAGAGCATCTTGAATCTGATGTAGACTTTTCTTTAGGACAAAATTTAAGAGAAAACGTAGGAGGACATAGGTGAATGAGgcccttttgtttttattgctaaaatgctaattcaTTTCTGAGATTTAGGACTTAATCCTGCAGTACTGTATTCTTTAGTTTATTAGGATAAACCAAGGCACATATAAACAATTTAATTACTGTAATAAGACAGAGAGGCCTTCTGTCAAAACATCTGAAGTCGTTATTTCACTCATTGATTTTAGGTTATCCGTCGCACCTAAAAGATTATATAAAAAAACTGTAGTCTTGGATGTAAAATCTTTTAAcattgttaaatgttaaaatctgaAGCTAAAGGTAATAACAATAGTAACTATTTCCTTTTTCCTCCTTGCTGTTAATATTCCGTTTCATAaggctagctagttagcttacaGTGCTCATCGTCGACCGCTAATGATAAACTAGCAACACCTGCTGAGGGCTAACTCGTCCAATCAGATGCTTTCTGACTGTTTAAGATTCATTTATTCCAAAATAAGAGTTTCTTCATCCCACAGAAAGGTAAAATTAGgaatttatttcagtttcattttgggacaaaaattttttttaagaaataagTCCAGAAtttggttagcctagcttagcacaagaAAGGAAGTATGGGAAAACTGTTAGCCTCGCTCAGTAAAAAGAGCGTattgtatttatgtgttttatctgGTTTATTAAACaggtgtaaaaacagaaatataaaaatgagacattttagcagcagttagcattgAAGCTATTTGGTGCTAGGCTAGCAATTTCCctttgcttccagtctttgtgctaagctaggctaaacacACCTCaccgctctgtgtgtgtgcagagattCACCTAAAAagttgaactgttcctttaaactgtTTCATGTTGGTTTTCTCTCCTCGGCAGCAGGATTATAACACATGCAcgtgttggcttggtgtgtgtgtgtgtgtgtgtgtgtgtgtgtgtgtgtgtttgtgtgtgcaagcgtgtgtgtgtgagagtgagagaatgAAGCGAACCGTTCATACAGTTCATATTTAAGAGCAGTAACTTtagtgttttctctctgtaatAAATATGCAAGAAAACTCCCCGTATAGGAATAATCTCTAATATGTAaatctttaatgtttttttgttttggtgttgttgttgttttgtacaGCATCTGGTTCGGTGCCTTATGAGTTTACCAAGGAAATGAAAAACTCTGTATACAGTCTGTCCAATGTAACGATTTTTAAGTAAATAACCTTATTTTAGTACACAAGCTCACAGCGTCCGCTCTGCTTCTTTCACCTGGGTTGTGGTTTGGTTTTACGATAGAGACTTGTGGAAActcaggagaggaaaaaaaaagatgtaaaatCAGCTTTAGATTTAATATGGACAAAATAATGAGATTTGAtgtcatatgatattaaaatgCATTCTTCACTTACTTTAAAGGATTTTTGTGAAGTCAAAATTTATAAAGAAATTGAAACAGAAAATTATTAGATGCTCAAATTTTTACTTGCAAAATGTAATTTTGATTAATCATCtgcaaaaaatatgtatataatgTTCAGTAATTTGACCCTGTGGGGGGGAAAAAACCCTAACCCtagctttgttttttaaaaaaaagttaatttactATGGCTAAAAATTCTTAGATACAAAGACATAAATACCAAATTAAAAAGTCAATTTAAGTCGATGTTGTGATAGAAAACCTAATTAAATGCTTTGATtgcttaataataataatgattcaCCATCTCTGCGCCTTTCCTTCTCGTGTAGTGGAAAAGAGTTGAAGAAATGAAGGAGAGGATttatttctgtcacacctgacaGTTTGCCAAATTGCCAAAAATCaatcaatgaataaataaactgaCCTGACTAAAACCTTGGACAAAACGTTCTTATACCTCAGCGCTGgcgatagctgtggccagaggaggtatgttttcgggttgtccgtccatctgtcccattcttgtgaacaccaTATCTTAGGAACACTGAGGTAattctttcaaatttggcacagatgtctacctggactcaacaatgaactgatttggtggtcaaaggtcaaggtgtgtgtgacctcataaaacatatttttggccataactcagaaattcatacattaattatgacaacatttgaCACAACAGGATTATCAGTGCTTCTCAAAGTAAAGGACACTTCCTTGGTAGGATGTGTCCTTCAGAGTAGAGTCCTACAGAGGCTGGGCAAGACTCCTTTCcagcattcagtgaacacacattggaaccgGCTAGTGTGCGTTATTGAAAAGAACCTAGGCCCAATTCCAATtcgatcccttacagactcactgacttagaggcgcgttcatgtgaagtgcgtgagtgtgtgatggctgtcccattgtcaaatcgtcaagtcagtgagtcagtgagtgagccctttatgccccc contains the following coding sequences:
- the LOC117248329 gene encoding bone morphogenetic protein receptor type-1A-like isoform X1 codes for the protein MAGVPFCLAVMAAALLLTLGADAAGQNPDHVLQGTGVKPEARRPGEDSTIAPEDAARFLSCYCSGHCPEDATNNTCQTNGQCFAIIEEDEHGEAILTSGCMKYEGSHFQCKDSPNAQTRRTIECCNTDFCNRDLQPTLPPQPPPEGSPHWLAFLISMTVCCCTLICVTVVCYYRYKWQSERQRYHKDLEQEVFIPAGESLKDLIHQSQSSGSGSGLPLLVQRTIAKQIQMVRQIGKGRYGEVWLGRWRGEKVAVKVFFTREEASWFRETEIYQTVLMRHENILGFIAADIKGTGAFTQLFLITDYHENGSLYDYLKLTTLDTQTLLRLAYSAACGLCHLHTEIYGTQGKPAIAHRDLKSKNILIKKNGTCCIADLGLAVKFNSDTNEVDVPLSTRVGTRRYMAPEVLDESLNKNHFQAYIMADMYSYGLVIWEMARRCVTGGIMEDYQLPYYEMVPSDPSYEDMLEVVCVKGLRPTVSNRWNSDECLRAMLKLMSECWAHNPASRLTILRVKKTLAKMVESQDIKI
- the LOC117248329 gene encoding bone morphogenetic protein receptor type-1A-like isoform X2, encoding MAGVPFCLAVMAAALLLTLGADAAGQNPDHVLQGTGVKPEARRPGEDSTIAPEDAARFLSCYCSGHCPEDATNNTCQTNGQCFAIIEEDEHGEAILTSGCMKYEGSHFQCKDSPNAQTRRTIECCNTDFCNRDLQPTLPPQPPPGSPHWLAFLISMTVCCCTLICVTVVCYYRYKWQSERQRYHKDLEQEVFIPAGESLKDLIHQSQSSGSGSGLPLLVQRTIAKQIQMVRQIGKGRYGEVWLGRWRGEKVAVKVFFTREEASWFRETEIYQTVLMRHENILGFIAADIKGTGAFTQLFLITDYHENGSLYDYLKLTTLDTQTLLRLAYSAACGLCHLHTEIYGTQGKPAIAHRDLKSKNILIKKNGTCCIADLGLAVKFNSDTNEVDVPLSTRVGTRRYMAPEVLDESLNKNHFQAYIMADMYSYGLVIWEMARRCVTGGIMEDYQLPYYEMVPSDPSYEDMLEVVCVKGLRPTVSNRWNSDECLRAMLKLMSECWAHNPASRLTILRVKKTLAKMVESQDIKI